One stretch of Rana temporaria chromosome 10, aRanTem1.1, whole genome shotgun sequence DNA includes these proteins:
- the LOC120915251 gene encoding zinc finger protein 7-like isoform X2 → MLERDQFPSGSTMNNHSATQVELFNRLESEDSVKVKSCSTNTEVCSKSSPFNCQMVMSTSVQSLHDGMAMKIGSLQKLEGSDNPTLTVKEEIDDLEYYQEQPVSSMELKCSICSETFPYVSELMFHEQLHNGSSRFECQLCGQKFQSSSNLKDHYNAHTGERPYKCELCAKAFTQSSSLLAHKRTHTMEKPYKCEVCGRLFKDASNFIKHRRLHGETLDLAQQMQAGGLLLNEKPYACTYCDKAFKRTSDLKDHERVHTGERPYRCRICQKCFTQSSVLTGHMRIHTGERPFHCNVCGKTFNNSSNFKKHQRTHSMKDILAKVKVENGLSPEKQPLQSKNGMAFPKGIGAILCSNSLSNDLHPRTLPKMMLDDDDCKVVLEKGPIEVNGNKVLGVDVLQSSCAGMTSAMKDKDAAFSKMTETNTKEVVLIEDDVILDSDSSVSNIDAEAKEKACKDNLEKCIQPKLTKAIDYGYNTTSFKVEKVQHGSKEHEIYVEISDDSTTDDDDEDNVVPAKSLFQCQNQGLINPADIKLEYSHSLEEEMTCVEDPTPNVRNAQNLKAGICSVADLAESDEMFFERSMQCWDSQMDDSLDDQDDMQFLEMDPKPYICFVCDKRFKRATDLKEHLRVHTGERPFVCQVCGKGFTQSSALSSHQRIHTGEKPFQCDICYKRFNNSSNFSKHKRVHTGERPHNCPLCGKSFQEKRRVKRHMKSVHHVQE, encoded by the coding sequence ATGTTGGAGAGAGACCAGTTTCCGAGCGGGAGCACTATGAATAATCACTCTGCTACACAGGTAGAACTGTTCAACAGATTGGAGAGTGAGGACAGTGTGAAGGTGAAGTCGTGTTCTACAAATACTGAAGTTTGCTCAAAGTCTTCACCATTCAATTGCCAAATGGTGATGAGTACTTCTGTACAAAGCCTTCATGATGGAATGGCAATGAAAATTGGAAGCTTGCAAAAGTTAGAAGGGTCGGATAACCCAACATTAACAGTCAAAGAAGAGATTGATGACCTTGAATATTATCAGGAGCAACCGGTGTCTAGTATGGAACTCAAATGTAGTATTTGTTCTGAAACTTTTCCTTATGTTTCAGAGCTGATGTTCCATGAACAGCTCCATAATGGCAGCAGTCGCTTTGAATGCCAGCTCTGCGGTCAGAAGTTCCAGAGCTCTTCCAATCTGAAAGATCATTATAATGCCCACACAGGTGAACGACCTTATAAGTGTGAGTTATGTGCCAAAGCCTTTACACAATCTTCTTCTTTATTGGCTCATAAACGTACTCATACAATGGAAAAGCCATACAAGTGCGAAGTATGTGGAAGACTCTTTAAAGATGCTTCTAATTTTATAAAACATAGACGTCTTCATGGTGAAACACTAGATTTAGCTCAACAAATGCAAGCAGGTGGTCTACTCCTGAACGAAAAGCCCTATGCTTGTACATACTGTGATAAAGCCTTCAAGCGTACTTCTGATTTGAAAGACCATGAGCGTGTCCACACTGGGGAAAGACCTTACCGCTGTAGAATATGTCAGAAGTGTTTCACTCAGTCTTCAGTGTTAACTGGGCATATGCGCATACACACTGGGGAACGCCCATTTCACTGTAATGTATGTGGCAAAACCTTTAACAACTCTTCCAATTTTAAAAAGCACCAGCGTACCCATTCCATGAAGGACATCCTTGCAAAGGTTAAAGTAGAAAATGGCTTGTCTCCCGAAAAGCAGCCACTTCAAAGTAAAAATGGTATGGCCTTTCCAAAGGGCATTGGCGCCATCCTGTGCAGCAACAGCTTGAGTAATGACCTCCATCCAAGAACATTACCCAAAATGATGCTGGATGATGACGACTGCAAGGTCGTACTGGAAAAAGgccccattgaagtgaatggaaaCAAAGTATTAGGTGTGGATGTTTTGCAGTCGTCCTGTGCAGGAATGACTAGCGCCATGAAAGACAAAGATGCAGCATTTTCCAAAATGACAGAAACGAATACAAAAGAGGTGGTGCTTATTGAGGATGATGTCATTTTAGATTCAGACAGCTCAGTCTCAAATATTGATGCTGAAGCCAAAGAAAAAGCATGTAAAGATAATTTGGAAAAATGCATCCAGCCAAAACTGACAAAGGCTATAGATTATGGATATAACACTACTTCATTTAAAGTTGAAAAAGTACAACATGGTTCAAAAGAGCACGAGATATATGTGGAAATATCAGATGATAGCActactgatgatgatgatgaggataatGTTGTTCCTGCCAAAAGTTTATTTCAGTGCCAGAATCAAGGTCTCATCAATCCAGCAGATATAAAATTAGAGTATTCTCACTCTCTAGAAGAGGAAATGACTTGTGTTGAGGACCCTACACCGAATGTAAGAAACGCTCAGAATTTAAAAGCTGGTATTTGCAGTGTTGCAGACCTAGCAGAATCCGATGAAATGTTTTTTGAAAGATCCATGCAGTGTTGGGATTCCCAGATGGATGACTCTCTCGATGACCAAGATGACATGCAGTTTTTGGAGATGGATCCCAAACCATACATTTGTTTTGTATGTGATAAACGGTTTAAAAGGGCTACGGATTTAAAGGAACATTTGAGGGTCCACACAGGGGAACGACCTTTTGTGTGCCAAGTTTGTGGTAAGGGTTTCACACAGTCATCGGCCCTGTCTAGCCATCAACGCATCCACACCGGTGAAAAGCCTTTTCAGTGTGACATATGCTATAAAAGGTTTAATAATTCTTCCAACTTTTCTAAGCATAAGCGAGTTCACACAGGAGAACGACCTCACAACTGTCCACTCTGCGGAAAGAGCTTTCAGGAAAAGCGCCGAGTAAAGCGACATATGAAATCTGTTCATCATGTCCAAGAGTGA
- the LOC120915251 gene encoding zinc finger protein 7-like isoform X1 — MWYFMLERDQFPSGSTMNNHSATQVELFNRLESEDSVKVKSCSTNTEVCSKSSPFNCQMVMSTSVQSLHDGMAMKIGSLQKLEGSDNPTLTVKEEIDDLEYYQEQPVSSMELKCSICSETFPYVSELMFHEQLHNGSSRFECQLCGQKFQSSSNLKDHYNAHTGERPYKCELCAKAFTQSSSLLAHKRTHTMEKPYKCEVCGRLFKDASNFIKHRRLHGETLDLAQQMQAGGLLLNEKPYACTYCDKAFKRTSDLKDHERVHTGERPYRCRICQKCFTQSSVLTGHMRIHTGERPFHCNVCGKTFNNSSNFKKHQRTHSMKDILAKVKVENGLSPEKQPLQSKNGMAFPKGIGAILCSNSLSNDLHPRTLPKMMLDDDDCKVVLEKGPIEVNGNKVLGVDVLQSSCAGMTSAMKDKDAAFSKMTETNTKEVVLIEDDVILDSDSSVSNIDAEAKEKACKDNLEKCIQPKLTKAIDYGYNTTSFKVEKVQHGSKEHEIYVEISDDSTTDDDDEDNVVPAKSLFQCQNQGLINPADIKLEYSHSLEEEMTCVEDPTPNVRNAQNLKAGICSVADLAESDEMFFERSMQCWDSQMDDSLDDQDDMQFLEMDPKPYICFVCDKRFKRATDLKEHLRVHTGERPFVCQVCGKGFTQSSALSSHQRIHTGEKPFQCDICYKRFNNSSNFSKHKRVHTGERPHNCPLCGKSFQEKRRVKRHMKSVHHVQE; from the exons ATGT GGTATTTCATGTTGGAGAGAGACCAGTTTCCGAGCGGGAGCACTATGAATAATCACTCTGCTACACAGGTAGAACTGTTCAACAGATTGGAGAGTGAGGACAGTGTGAAGGTGAAGTCGTGTTCTACAAATACTGAAGTTTGCTCAAAGTCTTCACCATTCAATTGCCAAATGGTGATGAGTACTTCTGTACAAAGCCTTCATGATGGAATGGCAATGAAAATTGGAAGCTTGCAAAAGTTAGAAGGGTCGGATAACCCAACATTAACAGTCAAAGAAGAGATTGATGACCTTGAATATTATCAGGAGCAACCGGTGTCTAGTATGGAACTCAAATGTAGTATTTGTTCTGAAACTTTTCCTTATGTTTCAGAGCTGATGTTCCATGAACAGCTCCATAATGGCAGCAGTCGCTTTGAATGCCAGCTCTGCGGTCAGAAGTTCCAGAGCTCTTCCAATCTGAAAGATCATTATAATGCCCACACAGGTGAACGACCTTATAAGTGTGAGTTATGTGCCAAAGCCTTTACACAATCTTCTTCTTTATTGGCTCATAAACGTACTCATACAATGGAAAAGCCATACAAGTGCGAAGTATGTGGAAGACTCTTTAAAGATGCTTCTAATTTTATAAAACATAGACGTCTTCATGGTGAAACACTAGATTTAGCTCAACAAATGCAAGCAGGTGGTCTACTCCTGAACGAAAAGCCCTATGCTTGTACATACTGTGATAAAGCCTTCAAGCGTACTTCTGATTTGAAAGACCATGAGCGTGTCCACACTGGGGAAAGACCTTACCGCTGTAGAATATGTCAGAAGTGTTTCACTCAGTCTTCAGTGTTAACTGGGCATATGCGCATACACACTGGGGAACGCCCATTTCACTGTAATGTATGTGGCAAAACCTTTAACAACTCTTCCAATTTTAAAAAGCACCAGCGTACCCATTCCATGAAGGACATCCTTGCAAAGGTTAAAGTAGAAAATGGCTTGTCTCCCGAAAAGCAGCCACTTCAAAGTAAAAATGGTATGGCCTTTCCAAAGGGCATTGGCGCCATCCTGTGCAGCAACAGCTTGAGTAATGACCTCCATCCAAGAACATTACCCAAAATGATGCTGGATGATGACGACTGCAAGGTCGTACTGGAAAAAGgccccattgaagtgaatggaaaCAAAGTATTAGGTGTGGATGTTTTGCAGTCGTCCTGTGCAGGAATGACTAGCGCCATGAAAGACAAAGATGCAGCATTTTCCAAAATGACAGAAACGAATACAAAAGAGGTGGTGCTTATTGAGGATGATGTCATTTTAGATTCAGACAGCTCAGTCTCAAATATTGATGCTGAAGCCAAAGAAAAAGCATGTAAAGATAATTTGGAAAAATGCATCCAGCCAAAACTGACAAAGGCTATAGATTATGGATATAACACTACTTCATTTAAAGTTGAAAAAGTACAACATGGTTCAAAAGAGCACGAGATATATGTGGAAATATCAGATGATAGCActactgatgatgatgatgaggataatGTTGTTCCTGCCAAAAGTTTATTTCAGTGCCAGAATCAAGGTCTCATCAATCCAGCAGATATAAAATTAGAGTATTCTCACTCTCTAGAAGAGGAAATGACTTGTGTTGAGGACCCTACACCGAATGTAAGAAACGCTCAGAATTTAAAAGCTGGTATTTGCAGTGTTGCAGACCTAGCAGAATCCGATGAAATGTTTTTTGAAAGATCCATGCAGTGTTGGGATTCCCAGATGGATGACTCTCTCGATGACCAAGATGACATGCAGTTTTTGGAGATGGATCCCAAACCATACATTTGTTTTGTATGTGATAAACGGTTTAAAAGGGCTACGGATTTAAAGGAACATTTGAGGGTCCACACAGGGGAACGACCTTTTGTGTGCCAAGTTTGTGGTAAGGGTTTCACACAGTCATCGGCCCTGTCTAGCCATCAACGCATCCACACCGGTGAAAAGCCTTTTCAGTGTGACATATGCTATAAAAGGTTTAATAATTCTTCCAACTTTTCTAAGCATAAGCGAGTTCACACAGGAGAACGACCTCACAACTGTCCACTCTGCGGAAAGAGCTTTCAGGAAAAGCGCCGAGTAAAGCGACATATGAAATCTGTTCATCATGTCCAAGAGTGA